The following proteins are encoded in a genomic region of Pan troglodytes isolate AG18354 chromosome 2, NHGRI_mPanTro3-v2.0_pri, whole genome shotgun sequence:
- the TTC14 gene encoding tetratricopeptide repeat protein 14 isoform X5 → MPPLEQFMEIPSMDRRELFFRDIERGDIVIGRISSIREFGFFMVLICLGSGIMRDIAHLEITALCPLRDVPSHSNHGDPLSYYQTGDIIRAGIKDIDRYHEKLAVSLYSSSLPPHLSGIKLGVISSEELPLYYRRSVELNSNSLESYENVMQSSLGFVNPGVVEFLLEKLGIDESNPPSLMRGLQSKNFSEDDFASALRKKQSASWALKCVKIGVDYFKVGRHVDAMNEYNKALEIDKQNVEALVARGALYATKGSLNKAIEDFELALENCPTHRNARKYLCQTLVERGGQLEEEEKFLNAESYYKKALALDETFKDAEDALQKLHKYMQKSLELREKQAEKEEKQKTKKIETSAEKLRKLLKEEKRLKKKRRKSTSSSSVSSADESVSSSSSSSSSGHKRHKKHKRNRSESSRSSRRHSSRASSNQIDQNRKDECYPVPANTSASFLNHKQEVEKLLGKQDRLQYEKTQIKEKDRCPLSSSSLEIPDDFGVYSYLFKKLTIKQPQAGPSGDIPEEGIVIIDDSSIHVTDPEDLQVGQDMEVEDSGIDDPDHG, encoded by the exons ATGCCACCTTTAGAGCAATTCATGGAGATACCTAGTATGGATCGGAGAGAGCTGTTTTTCCGAGATATTGAGCGTGGTGATATAGTGATTGGAAGAATTAGTTCTATTCGGGAATTCGGTTTTTTCATGGTGTTGATCTGTTTAGGAAGTGGTATCATGAGAGATATAGCCCACTTAGAAATCACA GCTCTTTGTCCCTTAAGAGATGTGCCTTCTCACAGTAACCATGGGGATCCTTTATCATATTACCAAACTGGTGACATCATTCGAG ctggAATCAAGGATATTGACAGATACCATGAAAAGCTAGCAGTATCTCTGTATAGCTCTTCTCTTCCACCACACCTATCTGGTATTAAATTAGGTGTAATTAGCTCTGAAGAGCTTCCTTTATACTACAG gagaaGTGTTGAGCTAAATAGCAATTCTTTGGAGTCCTATGAAAATGTCATGCAGAGTTCCTTGGGATTTGTTAATCCAGGAGTAGTTGAATTCCTTCTAGAAAAACTAGGAATAGATGAATCTAATCCACCATCTTTAATGAGAGGCCTACAAAG caAAAATTTCTCTGAAGATGATTTTGCTTCTGCattgagaaaaaaacaatccGCATCTTGGGCTTTAAAATG TGTGAAGATCGGAGTTGACTATTTTAAAGTTGGACGCCATGTGGATGCTATGAATGAATACAATAAAGCTTTGGAAATagacaaacaaaatgtggaaGCTTTGGTAGCTCGTGGAGCATT ATATGCGACAAAAGGAAGTTTGAACAAAGCAATAGAAGATTTTGAGCTTGCATTAGAAAACTGTCCAACTCACAGAAATGCAAGAAAATACCTCTGCCAGACACTTGTAGAGAGAGGAGGACA gttagaagaagaagaaaagtttttaaatgctgaaagTTACTATAAGAAAGCTTTGGCTTTGGATGAGACTTTTAAAGATGCAGAGGATGCTTTGCAGAAACTTCATAAATATATGCAG AAATCTTTGGAATTAAGAGAAAAACAagctgaaaaggaagaaaagcagaaaacaaagaaaatagaaacaagtgCAGAAAAGTTGCGTAAGCtcttaaaagaagagaagag gctaaagaagaaaagaagaaaatcaacttCTTCTTCAAGTGTTTCTTCTGCTGATGAATCAGTGTCTTCATCatcatcctcttcctcttctggtCACAAAAGGCATAAGAAACATAAGAGGAATCGTTCAGAGTCTTCTCGCAGTTCCAGAAGGCATTCATCTAGGGCATCCTCAAATCAGATAGATCAGAATAGGAAAGATGAGTGCTACCCAGTTCCAGCTAATACTTCAGCATCTTTTCTTAACCATAAACAAGAAGTGGAGAAACTACTGGGGAAGCAGGATAGGTTACAGTATGAAAAGACACAgataaaagagaaagatagatGCCCTCTCTCTTCATCTTCACTTGAAATACCGGATGATTTTGGAG tgtactcctatttatttaaaaagttaactataaaacagcctcaggcaggtccttcaggagatattccagaagagggcattgttatcatagatgacagctccattcatgttactGACCCTGAAGACCTTCAAGTGGGACAAGatatggaggtggaagacagtggtattgatgatcctgaccacGGGTAG
- the TTC14 gene encoding tetratricopeptide repeat protein 14 isoform X2 translates to MPPLEQFMEIPSMDRRELFFRDIERGDIVIGRISSIREFGFFMVLICLGSGIMRDIAHLEITALCPLRDVPSHSNHGDPLSYYQTGDIIRAGIKDIDRYHEKLAVSLYSSSLPPHLSGIKLGVISSEELPLYYRRSVELNSNSLESYENVMQSSLGFVNPGVVEFLLEKLGIDESNPPSLMRGLQSKNFSEDDFASALRKKQSASWALKCVKIGVDYFKVGRHVDAMNEYNKALEIDKQNVEALVARGALYATKGSLNKAIEDFELALENCPTHRNARKYLCQTLVERGGQLEEEEKFLNAESYYKKALALDETFKDAEDALQKLHKYMQKSLELREKQAEKEEKQKTKKIETSAEKLRKLLKEEKRLKKKRRKSTSSSSVSSADESVSSSSSSSSSGHKRHKKHKRNRSESSRSSRRHSSRASSNQIDQNRKDECYPVPANTSASFLNHKQEVEKLLGKQDRLQYEKTQIKEKDRCPLSSSSLEIPDDFGGRSEDPRDFYNSYKTQAGSSKTEKPYKSERHFSSRRNSSDSFCRNSEDKIYGYRRFEKDIEGRKEHYRRWEPGSVRHSTSPASSEYSWKSVEKYKKYAHSGSRDFSRHEQRYRLNTNQGEYEREDNYGEDIKTEVPEEDALSSKEHSESNVKKNLPQNLLNIFNQIAEFEKEKGNKSKN, encoded by the exons ATGCCACCTTTAGAGCAATTCATGGAGATACCTAGTATGGATCGGAGAGAGCTGTTTTTCCGAGATATTGAGCGTGGTGATATAGTGATTGGAAGAATTAGTTCTATTCGGGAATTCGGTTTTTTCATGGTGTTGATCTGTTTAGGAAGTGGTATCATGAGAGATATAGCCCACTTAGAAATCACA GCTCTTTGTCCCTTAAGAGATGTGCCTTCTCACAGTAACCATGGGGATCCTTTATCATATTACCAAACTGGTGACATCATTCGAG ctggAATCAAGGATATTGACAGATACCATGAAAAGCTAGCAGTATCTCTGTATAGCTCTTCTCTTCCACCACACCTATCTGGTATTAAATTAGGTGTAATTAGCTCTGAAGAGCTTCCTTTATACTACAG gagaaGTGTTGAGCTAAATAGCAATTCTTTGGAGTCCTATGAAAATGTCATGCAGAGTTCCTTGGGATTTGTTAATCCAGGAGTAGTTGAATTCCTTCTAGAAAAACTAGGAATAGATGAATCTAATCCACCATCTTTAATGAGAGGCCTACAAAG caAAAATTTCTCTGAAGATGATTTTGCTTCTGCattgagaaaaaaacaatccGCATCTTGGGCTTTAAAATG TGTGAAGATCGGAGTTGACTATTTTAAAGTTGGACGCCATGTGGATGCTATGAATGAATACAATAAAGCTTTGGAAATagacaaacaaaatgtggaaGCTTTGGTAGCTCGTGGAGCATT ATATGCGACAAAAGGAAGTTTGAACAAAGCAATAGAAGATTTTGAGCTTGCATTAGAAAACTGTCCAACTCACAGAAATGCAAGAAAATACCTCTGCCAGACACTTGTAGAGAGAGGAGGACA gttagaagaagaagaaaagtttttaaatgctgaaagTTACTATAAGAAAGCTTTGGCTTTGGATGAGACTTTTAAAGATGCAGAGGATGCTTTGCAGAAACTTCATAAATATATGCAG AAATCTTTGGAATTAAGAGAAAAACAagctgaaaaggaagaaaagcagaaaacaaagaaaatagaaacaagtgCAGAAAAGTTGCGTAAGCtcttaaaagaagagaagag gctaaagaagaaaagaagaaaatcaacttCTTCTTCAAGTGTTTCTTCTGCTGATGAATCAGTGTCTTCATCatcatcctcttcctcttctggtCACAAAAGGCATAAGAAACATAAGAGGAATCGTTCAGAGTCTTCTCGCAGTTCCAGAAGGCATTCATCTAGGGCATCCTCAAATCAGATAGATCAGAATAGGAAAGATGAGTGCTACCCAGTTCCAGCTAATACTTCAGCATCTTTTCTTAACCATAAACAAGAAGTGGAGAAACTACTGGGGAAGCAGGATAGGTTACAGTATGAAAAGACACAgataaaagagaaagatagatGCCCTCTCTCTTCATCTTCACTTGAAATACCGGATGATTTTGGAGGTAGGTCTGAAGATCCAAGAGATTTTTATAATAGTTATAAAACCCAAGCAGGTAGTAGCAAAACAGAAAAGCCATATAAATCAGAAAGACATTTTTCCAGTAGAAGAAATTCCTCAGATTCCTTCTGTAGGAATTCAGAGGACAAGATTTATGGTTATAGGAGATTTGAAAAGGAtatagagggaagaaaagagcactatAGAAGGTGGGAACCAGGTTCTGTGAGGCATTCTACCTCACCAGCAAGCTCAGAATACTCTTGGAAGTCAgttgagaaatacaaaaaatacgcTCACTCTGGATCACGTGATTTCAGTAGACATGAGCAAAGATACCGTTTAAATACAAATCAAGGAGAATATGAAAGAGAGGACAATTATGGGGAGGATATCAAAACAGAGGTTCCAGAAGAAGATGCACTAAGTAGCAAAGAACACTCAGAAAGCAATGTTAAGAAAAATTTACCTCAGAATTTACTGAATATATTTAATCAGATAGctgaatttgaaaaagaaaaaggaaataagtcAAAAAATTAA
- the TTC14 gene encoding tetratricopeptide repeat protein 14 isoform X3, with protein sequence MDRDLLRQSLNCHGSSLLSLLRSEQQDNPHFRSLLGSAAEPARGPQPQQQLQGRKEKRVDNIEIQKFISKKADLLFALSWKSDAPATSEINEDSEDHYAIMPPLEQFMEIPSMDRRELFFRDIERGDIVIGRISSIREFGFFMVLICLGSGIMRDIAHLEITALCPLRDVPSHSNHGDPLSYYQTGDIIRAGIKDIDRYHEKLAVSLYSSSLPPHLSGIKLGVISSEELPLYYRRSVELNSNSLESYENVMQSSLGFVNPGVVEFLLEKLGIDESNPPSLMRGLQSKNFSEDDFASALRKKQSASWALKCVKIGVDYFKVGRHVDAMNEYNKALEIDKQNVEALVARGALYATKGSLNKAIEDFELALENCPTHRNARKYLCQTLVERGGQLEEEEKFLNAESYYKKALALDETFKDAEDALQKLHKYMQKSLELREKQAEKEEKQKTKKIETSAEKLRKLLKEEKRLKKKRRKSTSSSSVSSADESVSSSSSSSSSGHKRHKKHKRNRSESSRSSRRHSSRASSNQIDQNRKDECYPVPANTSASFLNHKQEVEKLLGKQDRLQYEKTQIKEKDRCPLSSSSLEIPDDFGVYSYLFKKLTIKQPQAGPSGDIPEEGIVIIDDSSIHVTDPEDLQVGQDMEVEDSGIDDPDHG encoded by the exons ATGGACCGGGACCTTCTGCGGCAGTCGCTAAATTGCCACGGGTCGTCTTTGCTGTCTCTACTTCGGAGCGAACAGCAGGACAATCCACACTTCCGTAGCCTCCTGGGGTCGGCCGCCGAGCCAGCCCGGGGCCCGCAGCCCCAGCAGCAGTTGCAGGGCAG aaaagagaagagagttgACAACATCGAGATACAGAAATTCATCTCCAAAAAAGCGGATCTGCTTTTTGCACTTTCCTGGAAATCAGATGCACCTGCAACTTCTGAAATTAATGAAGACAGTGAAG atcattaTGCAATCATGCCACCTTTAGAGCAATTCATGGAGATACCTAGTATGGATCGGAGAGAGCTGTTTTTCCGAGATATTGAGCGTGGTGATATAGTGATTGGAAGAATTAGTTCTATTCGGGAATTCGGTTTTTTCATGGTGTTGATCTGTTTAGGAAGTGGTATCATGAGAGATATAGCCCACTTAGAAATCACA GCTCTTTGTCCCTTAAGAGATGTGCCTTCTCACAGTAACCATGGGGATCCTTTATCATATTACCAAACTGGTGACATCATTCGAG ctggAATCAAGGATATTGACAGATACCATGAAAAGCTAGCAGTATCTCTGTATAGCTCTTCTCTTCCACCACACCTATCTGGTATTAAATTAGGTGTAATTAGCTCTGAAGAGCTTCCTTTATACTACAG gagaaGTGTTGAGCTAAATAGCAATTCTTTGGAGTCCTATGAAAATGTCATGCAGAGTTCCTTGGGATTTGTTAATCCAGGAGTAGTTGAATTCCTTCTAGAAAAACTAGGAATAGATGAATCTAATCCACCATCTTTAATGAGAGGCCTACAAAG caAAAATTTCTCTGAAGATGATTTTGCTTCTGCattgagaaaaaaacaatccGCATCTTGGGCTTTAAAATG TGTGAAGATCGGAGTTGACTATTTTAAAGTTGGACGCCATGTGGATGCTATGAATGAATACAATAAAGCTTTGGAAATagacaaacaaaatgtggaaGCTTTGGTAGCTCGTGGAGCATT ATATGCGACAAAAGGAAGTTTGAACAAAGCAATAGAAGATTTTGAGCTTGCATTAGAAAACTGTCCAACTCACAGAAATGCAAGAAAATACCTCTGCCAGACACTTGTAGAGAGAGGAGGACA gttagaagaagaagaaaagtttttaaatgctgaaagTTACTATAAGAAAGCTTTGGCTTTGGATGAGACTTTTAAAGATGCAGAGGATGCTTTGCAGAAACTTCATAAATATATGCAG AAATCTTTGGAATTAAGAGAAAAACAagctgaaaaggaagaaaagcagaaaacaaagaaaatagaaacaagtgCAGAAAAGTTGCGTAAGCtcttaaaagaagagaagag gctaaagaagaaaagaagaaaatcaacttCTTCTTCAAGTGTTTCTTCTGCTGATGAATCAGTGTCTTCATCatcatcctcttcctcttctggtCACAAAAGGCATAAGAAACATAAGAGGAATCGTTCAGAGTCTTCTCGCAGTTCCAGAAGGCATTCATCTAGGGCATCCTCAAATCAGATAGATCAGAATAGGAAAGATGAGTGCTACCCAGTTCCAGCTAATACTTCAGCATCTTTTCTTAACCATAAACAAGAAGTGGAGAAACTACTGGGGAAGCAGGATAGGTTACAGTATGAAAAGACACAgataaaagagaaagatagatGCCCTCTCTCTTCATCTTCACTTGAAATACCGGATGATTTTGGAG tgtactcctatttatttaaaaagttaactataaaacagcctcaggcaggtccttcaggagatattccagaagagggcattgttatcatagatgacagctccattcatgttactGACCCTGAAGACCTTCAAGTGGGACAAGatatggaggtggaagacagtggtattgatgatcctgaccacGGGTAG
- the TTC14 gene encoding tetratricopeptide repeat protein 14 isoform X1: protein MDRDLLRQSLNCHGSSLLSLLRSEQQDNPHFRSLLGSAAEPARGPQPQQQLQGRKEKRVDNIEIQKFISKKADLLFALSWKSDAPATSEINEDSEDHYAIMPPLEQFMEIPSMDRRELFFRDIERGDIVIGRISSIREFGFFMVLICLGSGIMRDIAHLEITALCPLRDVPSHSNHGDPLSYYQTGDIIRAGIKDIDRYHEKLAVSLYSSSLPPHLSGIKLGVISSEELPLYYRRSVELNSNSLESYENVMQSSLGFVNPGVVEFLLEKLGIDESNPPSLMRGLQSKNFSEDDFASALRKKQSASWALKCVKIGVDYFKVGRHVDAMNEYNKALEIDKQNVEALVARGALYATKGSLNKAIEDFELALENCPTHRNARKYLCQTLVERGGQLEEEEKFLNAESYYKKALALDETFKDAEDALQKLHKYMQKSLELREKQAEKEEKQKTKKIETSAEKLRKLLKEEKRLKKKRRKSTSSSSVSSADESVSSSSSSSSSGHKRHKKHKRNRSESSRSSRRHSSRASSNQIDQNRKDECYPVPANTSASFLNHKQEVEKLLGKQDRLQYEKTQIKEKDRCPLSSSSLEIPDDFGGRSEDPRDFYNSYKTQAGSSKTEKPYKSERHFSSRRNSSDSFCRNSEDKIYGYRRFEKDIEGRKEHYRRWEPGSVRHSTSPASSEYSWKSVEKYKKYAHSGSRDFSRHEQRYRLNTNQGEYEREDNYGEDIKTEVPEEDALSSKEHSESNVKKNLPQNLLNIFNQIAEFEKEKGNKSKN from the exons ATGGACCGGGACCTTCTGCGGCAGTCGCTAAATTGCCACGGGTCGTCTTTGCTGTCTCTACTTCGGAGCGAACAGCAGGACAATCCACACTTCCGTAGCCTCCTGGGGTCGGCCGCCGAGCCAGCCCGGGGCCCGCAGCCCCAGCAGCAGTTGCAGGGCAG aaaagagaagagagttgACAACATCGAGATACAGAAATTCATCTCCAAAAAAGCGGATCTGCTTTTTGCACTTTCCTGGAAATCAGATGCACCTGCAACTTCTGAAATTAATGAAGACAGTGAAG atcattaTGCAATCATGCCACCTTTAGAGCAATTCATGGAGATACCTAGTATGGATCGGAGAGAGCTGTTTTTCCGAGATATTGAGCGTGGTGATATAGTGATTGGAAGAATTAGTTCTATTCGGGAATTCGGTTTTTTCATGGTGTTGATCTGTTTAGGAAGTGGTATCATGAGAGATATAGCCCACTTAGAAATCACA GCTCTTTGTCCCTTAAGAGATGTGCCTTCTCACAGTAACCATGGGGATCCTTTATCATATTACCAAACTGGTGACATCATTCGAG ctggAATCAAGGATATTGACAGATACCATGAAAAGCTAGCAGTATCTCTGTATAGCTCTTCTCTTCCACCACACCTATCTGGTATTAAATTAGGTGTAATTAGCTCTGAAGAGCTTCCTTTATACTACAG gagaaGTGTTGAGCTAAATAGCAATTCTTTGGAGTCCTATGAAAATGTCATGCAGAGTTCCTTGGGATTTGTTAATCCAGGAGTAGTTGAATTCCTTCTAGAAAAACTAGGAATAGATGAATCTAATCCACCATCTTTAATGAGAGGCCTACAAAG caAAAATTTCTCTGAAGATGATTTTGCTTCTGCattgagaaaaaaacaatccGCATCTTGGGCTTTAAAATG TGTGAAGATCGGAGTTGACTATTTTAAAGTTGGACGCCATGTGGATGCTATGAATGAATACAATAAAGCTTTGGAAATagacaaacaaaatgtggaaGCTTTGGTAGCTCGTGGAGCATT ATATGCGACAAAAGGAAGTTTGAACAAAGCAATAGAAGATTTTGAGCTTGCATTAGAAAACTGTCCAACTCACAGAAATGCAAGAAAATACCTCTGCCAGACACTTGTAGAGAGAGGAGGACA gttagaagaagaagaaaagtttttaaatgctgaaagTTACTATAAGAAAGCTTTGGCTTTGGATGAGACTTTTAAAGATGCAGAGGATGCTTTGCAGAAACTTCATAAATATATGCAG AAATCTTTGGAATTAAGAGAAAAACAagctgaaaaggaagaaaagcagaaaacaaagaaaatagaaacaagtgCAGAAAAGTTGCGTAAGCtcttaaaagaagagaagag gctaaagaagaaaagaagaaaatcaacttCTTCTTCAAGTGTTTCTTCTGCTGATGAATCAGTGTCTTCATCatcatcctcttcctcttctggtCACAAAAGGCATAAGAAACATAAGAGGAATCGTTCAGAGTCTTCTCGCAGTTCCAGAAGGCATTCATCTAGGGCATCCTCAAATCAGATAGATCAGAATAGGAAAGATGAGTGCTACCCAGTTCCAGCTAATACTTCAGCATCTTTTCTTAACCATAAACAAGAAGTGGAGAAACTACTGGGGAAGCAGGATAGGTTACAGTATGAAAAGACACAgataaaagagaaagatagatGCCCTCTCTCTTCATCTTCACTTGAAATACCGGATGATTTTGGAGGTAGGTCTGAAGATCCAAGAGATTTTTATAATAGTTATAAAACCCAAGCAGGTAGTAGCAAAACAGAAAAGCCATATAAATCAGAAAGACATTTTTCCAGTAGAAGAAATTCCTCAGATTCCTTCTGTAGGAATTCAGAGGACAAGATTTATGGTTATAGGAGATTTGAAAAGGAtatagagggaagaaaagagcactatAGAAGGTGGGAACCAGGTTCTGTGAGGCATTCTACCTCACCAGCAAGCTCAGAATACTCTTGGAAGTCAgttgagaaatacaaaaaatacgcTCACTCTGGATCACGTGATTTCAGTAGACATGAGCAAAGATACCGTTTAAATACAAATCAAGGAGAATATGAAAGAGAGGACAATTATGGGGAGGATATCAAAACAGAGGTTCCAGAAGAAGATGCACTAAGTAGCAAAGAACACTCAGAAAGCAATGTTAAGAAAAATTTACCTCAGAATTTACTGAATATATTTAATCAGATAGctgaatttgaaaaagaaaaaggaaataagtcAAAAAATTAA
- the TTC14 gene encoding tetratricopeptide repeat protein 14 isoform X4, whose amino-acid sequence MDRDLLRQSLNCHGSSLLSLLRSEQQDNPHFRSLLGSAAEPARGPQPQQQLQGRKEKRVDNIEIQKFISKKADLLFALSWKSDAPATSEINEDSEDHYAIMPPLEQFMEIPSMDRRELFFRDIERGDIVIGRISSIREFGFFMVLICLGSGIMRDIAHLEITALCPLRDVPSHSNHGDPLSYYQTGDIIRAGIKDIDRYHEKLAVSLYSSSLPPHLSGIKLGVISSEELPLYYRRSVELNSNSLESYENVMQSSLGFVNPGVVEFLLEKLGIDESNPPSLMRGLQSKNFSEDDFASALRKKQSASWALKCVKIGVDYFKVGRHVDAMNEYNKALEIDKQNVEALVARGALYATKGSLNKAIEDFELALENCPTHRNARKYLCQTLVERGGQLEEEEKFLNAESYYKKALALDETFKDAEDALQKLHKYMQKSLELREKQAEKEEKQKTKKIETSAEKLRKLLKEEKRLKKKRRKSTSSSSVSSADESVSSSSSSSSSGHKRHKKHKRNRSESSRSSRRHSSRASSNQIDQNRKDECYPVPANTSASFLNHKQEVEKLLGKQDRLQYEKTQIKEKDRCPLSSSSLEIPDDFGVLGPLSQLGF is encoded by the exons ATGGACCGGGACCTTCTGCGGCAGTCGCTAAATTGCCACGGGTCGTCTTTGCTGTCTCTACTTCGGAGCGAACAGCAGGACAATCCACACTTCCGTAGCCTCCTGGGGTCGGCCGCCGAGCCAGCCCGGGGCCCGCAGCCCCAGCAGCAGTTGCAGGGCAG aaaagagaagagagttgACAACATCGAGATACAGAAATTCATCTCCAAAAAAGCGGATCTGCTTTTTGCACTTTCCTGGAAATCAGATGCACCTGCAACTTCTGAAATTAATGAAGACAGTGAAG atcattaTGCAATCATGCCACCTTTAGAGCAATTCATGGAGATACCTAGTATGGATCGGAGAGAGCTGTTTTTCCGAGATATTGAGCGTGGTGATATAGTGATTGGAAGAATTAGTTCTATTCGGGAATTCGGTTTTTTCATGGTGTTGATCTGTTTAGGAAGTGGTATCATGAGAGATATAGCCCACTTAGAAATCACA GCTCTTTGTCCCTTAAGAGATGTGCCTTCTCACAGTAACCATGGGGATCCTTTATCATATTACCAAACTGGTGACATCATTCGAG ctggAATCAAGGATATTGACAGATACCATGAAAAGCTAGCAGTATCTCTGTATAGCTCTTCTCTTCCACCACACCTATCTGGTATTAAATTAGGTGTAATTAGCTCTGAAGAGCTTCCTTTATACTACAG gagaaGTGTTGAGCTAAATAGCAATTCTTTGGAGTCCTATGAAAATGTCATGCAGAGTTCCTTGGGATTTGTTAATCCAGGAGTAGTTGAATTCCTTCTAGAAAAACTAGGAATAGATGAATCTAATCCACCATCTTTAATGAGAGGCCTACAAAG caAAAATTTCTCTGAAGATGATTTTGCTTCTGCattgagaaaaaaacaatccGCATCTTGGGCTTTAAAATG TGTGAAGATCGGAGTTGACTATTTTAAAGTTGGACGCCATGTGGATGCTATGAATGAATACAATAAAGCTTTGGAAATagacaaacaaaatgtggaaGCTTTGGTAGCTCGTGGAGCATT ATATGCGACAAAAGGAAGTTTGAACAAAGCAATAGAAGATTTTGAGCTTGCATTAGAAAACTGTCCAACTCACAGAAATGCAAGAAAATACCTCTGCCAGACACTTGTAGAGAGAGGAGGACA gttagaagaagaagaaaagtttttaaatgctgaaagTTACTATAAGAAAGCTTTGGCTTTGGATGAGACTTTTAAAGATGCAGAGGATGCTTTGCAGAAACTTCATAAATATATGCAG AAATCTTTGGAATTAAGAGAAAAACAagctgaaaaggaagaaaagcagaaaacaaagaaaatagaaacaagtgCAGAAAAGTTGCGTAAGCtcttaaaagaagagaagag gctaaagaagaaaagaagaaaatcaacttCTTCTTCAAGTGTTTCTTCTGCTGATGAATCAGTGTCTTCATCatcatcctcttcctcttctggtCACAAAAGGCATAAGAAACATAAGAGGAATCGTTCAGAGTCTTCTCGCAGTTCCAGAAGGCATTCATCTAGGGCATCCTCAAATCAGATAGATCAGAATAGGAAAGATGAGTGCTACCCAGTTCCAGCTAATACTTCAGCATCTTTTCTTAACCATAAACAAGAAGTGGAGAAACTACTGGGGAAGCAGGATAGGTTACAGTATGAAAAGACACAgataaaagagaaagatagatGCCCTCTCTCTTCATCTTCACTTGAAATACCGGATGATTTTGGAG TTCTAGGTCCCTTGTCACAGCTTGGTTTTTAG